A genomic window from Motacilla alba alba isolate MOTALB_02 chromosome 2, Motacilla_alba_V1.0_pri, whole genome shotgun sequence includes:
- the LOC119698022 gene encoding myelin P2 protein-like: MCNRFVGTWKLISSENFDDYMKELGVGLAARKLGGLARPDVIISMKGDIVTIRTESTFKNTTISFKLGQQFDETTADDRKVKSVVTLEKGSLVQVQKWNGKETTIKRRLVDGKMVVECAMKGVVCTRVYERV; encoded by the exons ATGTGCAACCGATTTGTGGGAACCTGGAAACTCATCTCCAGCGAAAATTTTGATGACTATATGAAAGAATTGG GAGTGGGCTTAGCTGCGCGAAAACTAGGTGGCCTGGCAAGGCCTGATGTGATCATCAGTATGAAAGGGGACATAGTGACCATCAGAACTGAAAGCACCTTCAAAAATACAACCATCTCCTTCAAACTGGGCCAGCAGTTTGACGAAACAACAGCAGATGACCGGAAAGTCAAG AGTGTTGTAACCTTGGAGAAAGGGTCATTGGTGCAAGTGCAGAAATGGAATGGCAAAGAGACCACGATAAAAAGAAGACTTGTTGATGGGAAGATGGTGGTG GAATGTGCCATGAAAGGGGTTGTCTGCACTAGAGTTTATGAAAGAGTTTGA
- the LOC119698021 gene encoding fatty acid-binding protein, adipocyte isoform X1: protein MCDHFVGTWKLLSSENFEDYMKELGVGFATRKMAGVAKPNVTISINGDVITIKTESTFKNTEVSFKLGEEFDETTADDRKTKNVITLENGVLNQVQKWDGKETIIKRKVVDGNLVVECTMNNVSCKRTYEKA from the exons ATGTGCGACCATTTTGTGGGCACCTGGAAGCTCCTTTCTAGTGAAAACTTTGAGGACTATATGAAAGAACTGG GTGTGGGGTTTGCTACCAGGAAGATGGCTGGTGTGGCCAAGCCTAATGTAACTATCAGCATCAATGGTGATGTGATAACCATCAAAACAGAAAGTACCTTCAAAAATACAGAGGTCTCCTTCAAGCTGGGTGAAGAGTTTGATGAGACCACAGCAGatgacagaaaaacaaag AATGTCATAACCCTAGAGAATGGTGTGCTGAACCAGGTGCAGAAGTGGGATGGAAAAGAGACTATCATAAAGAGAAAAGTGGTGGATGGGAACCTGGTGGTG gaatGCACCATGAATAACGTTTCCTGCAAAAGAACTTATGAAAAAGCATGA
- the LOC119698021 gene encoding fatty acid-binding protein, adipocyte isoform X2, giving the protein MKCPWTFGVGFATRKMAGVAKPNVTISINGDVITIKTESTFKNTEVSFKLGEEFDETTADDRKTKNVITLENGVLNQVQKWDGKETIIKRKVVDGNLVVECTMNNVSCKRTYEKA; this is encoded by the exons atgaagtgtCCATGGACTTTTG GTGTGGGGTTTGCTACCAGGAAGATGGCTGGTGTGGCCAAGCCTAATGTAACTATCAGCATCAATGGTGATGTGATAACCATCAAAACAGAAAGTACCTTCAAAAATACAGAGGTCTCCTTCAAGCTGGGTGAAGAGTTTGATGAGACCACAGCAGatgacagaaaaacaaag AATGTCATAACCCTAGAGAATGGTGTGCTGAACCAGGTGCAGAAGTGGGATGGAAAAGAGACTATCATAAAGAGAAAAGTGGTGGATGGGAACCTGGTGGTG gaatGCACCATGAATAACGTTTCCTGCAAAAGAACTTATGAAAAAGCATGA